The following are encoded together in the Dyella terrae genome:
- a CDS encoding DUF2076 family protein, with the protein MTPQEQQLLDDFLQRLAAAGSVMKDPQADGLIRQRLASQPDALYLLVQRSLLQQQALDAAKAQIAQLQSQLASQQGGGSFLGGQPASSAWGTVPPPMPQQPMPQQAAPGWRDRLFGGAPAQPAPAAAPSFLSQAATTAAGVAGGMFLFDGIESLMGGHHGGGFFGGGQQPVVENITENNTYYDNNNDRLDNDHNRDDFAPNDDFNSSNDFDDSGSDDNNWA; encoded by the coding sequence ATGACCCCGCAGGAACAACAACTACTCGATGATTTCCTCCAGCGGCTCGCCGCCGCCGGTAGCGTGATGAAGGATCCGCAAGCCGATGGCCTGATCCGCCAGCGGCTGGCATCGCAACCCGATGCGCTTTACCTCCTCGTGCAACGCAGCCTGTTGCAGCAGCAGGCGCTCGATGCGGCCAAGGCCCAGATCGCCCAGCTTCAGTCGCAGCTTGCCTCACAGCAAGGCGGAGGTAGCTTCCTTGGCGGCCAGCCCGCGTCCTCGGCCTGGGGCACCGTGCCTCCGCCGATGCCGCAACAGCCCATGCCGCAGCAAGCCGCGCCCGGTTGGCGTGATCGGTTGTTTGGCGGCGCCCCCGCGCAGCCCGCACCGGCCGCCGCGCCAAGTTTCCTGTCGCAAGCGGCAACTACCGCCGCAGGTGTCGCGGGCGGCATGTTCCTGTTCGACGGCATCGAGAGCCTGATGGGTGGCCACCACGGCGGTGGCTTCTTCGGTGGCGGACAGCAGCCCGTGGTCGAGAACATCACCGAGAACAACACCTACTACGACAACAACAACGATCGCCTCGACAACGACCACAACCGCGACGATTTCGCCCCGAACGATGATTTCAATTCGTCGAACGACTTCGACGACAGCGGATCTGACGACAACAACTGGGCGTAA
- a CDS encoding tetratricopeptide repeat protein → MTAAHGARDDFPQLLRSDPPSALHMLRVQALAGDGPSQLALGQMYLEGIGCDRNGAEARYWFQHAAHHGEAMAMNMLGRCLENGWGGAVDYELAVVWYRESAEHGSDWGMYNYAHVLAQGRGVKADRAAAFLWFSRAAERGHGRAMHFLGQYYEFGWETEADPERARELYRLSAEKGDYRGQCSWASVLTEQGRIDEACILLRRVMAAAPTYFVEALREDLSRSRHPQLRALAGADPL, encoded by the coding sequence ATGACGGCCGCGCACGGTGCCCGCGATGACTTTCCGCAGTTGCTGAGGTCCGATCCTCCGAGCGCGCTGCACATGCTGCGTGTGCAGGCGTTGGCCGGTGATGGCCCCTCGCAGCTCGCGCTGGGGCAGATGTACCTGGAAGGCATCGGGTGCGACCGCAATGGCGCGGAAGCGCGCTACTGGTTCCAGCATGCCGCGCACCATGGCGAAGCCATGGCCATGAACATGCTGGGACGCTGCCTGGAAAACGGCTGGGGCGGGGCGGTTGACTACGAGCTTGCCGTGGTGTGGTACCGCGAATCGGCCGAGCATGGCTCCGATTGGGGCATGTACAACTACGCCCACGTGCTCGCGCAAGGGCGGGGTGTGAAAGCAGATCGCGCGGCCGCCTTCCTGTGGTTCAGTCGTGCGGCGGAGCGCGGGCATGGCCGCGCCATGCATTTCCTCGGCCAGTACTACGAGTTCGGCTGGGAAACCGAGGCCGATCCCGAGCGCGCGCGCGAGCTCTATCGCCTTTCCGCGGAGAAGGGTGACTATCGGGGGCAGTGCAGTTGGGCGTCCGTGCTCACGGAGCAGGGGCGCATTGATGAAGCCTGCATTTTGTTGCGCCGCGTTATGGCGGCAGCGCCCACCTATTTCGTGGAAGCGCTGCGCGAGGACCTGAGCCGATCACGGCACCCGCAACTAAGGGCACTGGCTGGCGCCGACCCCCTATAA
- a CDS encoding Fe2+-dependent dioxygenase — translation MLLHVPEVLNADELAQCRRRLAQAPWGDGRVTAGHQSALAKHNLQLPEGCAETEELGALVEAALARNTTFFAGALPRHIFPPLFNCYRGGQSFGMHIDNAIRYDRRGDTSVPVRTDLSATLFLNDPEEYDGGDLVIDDTYGSHTVKLAAGDMILYPASSLHRVEPVTRGERVAAFFWIQSLVRDEAQRRLLLELDISIQSLGQANAPQADVLRLTGVYHNLLRAWSAT, via the coding sequence ATGCTGCTCCACGTCCCTGAGGTACTGAACGCCGACGAGCTCGCCCAATGCCGGCGACGCCTCGCACAGGCACCGTGGGGCGATGGCCGAGTCACCGCCGGGCATCAATCCGCGCTGGCCAAGCACAACCTGCAGTTGCCGGAAGGCTGTGCAGAGACCGAGGAATTGGGTGCGTTGGTCGAGGCTGCATTGGCCCGCAACACCACCTTTTTCGCTGGGGCGTTGCCGCGCCACATCTTTCCGCCGCTGTTCAATTGCTATCGCGGCGGGCAGTCGTTCGGTATGCACATTGACAACGCGATTCGCTATGACCGTCGCGGTGACACCAGCGTACCCGTGCGTACGGATTTGTCGGCCACGCTGTTCCTCAACGACCCCGAGGAGTACGACGGCGGCGACCTGGTGATCGACGACACCTACGGCTCGCACACCGTCAAGCTCGCCGCGGGCGACATGATTCTTTATCCCGCCAGCAGCCTGCATCGCGTGGAACCGGTAACGCGCGGCGAGCGCGTGGCGGCGTTCTTCTGGATCCAGAGTTTGGTACGCGACGAAGCCCAGCGCCGACTGCTACTCGAACTGGACATCTCTATCCAGAGCCTTGGGCAGGCGAATGCGCCGCAGGCGGACGTGCTGCGCCTTACTGGCGTGTATCACAACCTGTTGCGCGCGTGGTCAGCGACATGA
- a CDS encoding TonB-dependent receptor: MASALGLALVSTSAMATGDAPAESVADPQDAQNLDSIKVRSTVVNATSPKFTAPLLDTPRSVTVVPQQIIQQTAATSLLDVLRQVPGITFGAGEGGNPNGDRPIIRGFDSESSVFIDGVRSSGSQSREIFDIEQVEVMKGPSSAYTGRGGVGGSINLVTKAPKAENFVRATAGVGTDSYYRGTVDWNQMVGADSAVRLNVMGHSNDVAGRNGPDMSRWGIAPSVTFGLHSPTNVTLSYYHLQSDDTPDSGIPYNNPFAATSPYARLNGDGRPYSVARGTYYGWLDRDYQKQSNDIGSILVRHDFGDGWLLRNTTVYARSTNDYIWTQPDDSQGNFLVNGGVWRRNNNRDSNTTNITNQIDLTGEFETGSLKHSLAAGIELSSEKTQRTSYLVDPAKNASDTHNTGSIVNGACSSKYGIGARSNYWCTSAQDPTPHDPFNGAIVGGQNPTRIVTDTRSAWAFDTVAFNPQWSVNGGVRFDSFSTRSTTTTTTTSAVSRVSNDSNFWNYQLGVVYKPAVNGSVYVTWGTSSNPPGVDAGDGADGIALTNQDLKPESSRNIELGSKWDVLDQRLSLTAAVFRSEKTNARVAMGGRGSPQINAGEQRVDGVELGFSGQVTDRWNVYGGYTYLDSELVKTGPGDAASQGNVFPNTPKNSFTLWTTYAITSQWTVGGGAYYQDKVFGNTANTKWVPSYTRFDAMVSYVVNSHLSLQLNVQNLANRYYFDKAYASHYASVAPGRAGILTANISF, encoded by the coding sequence ATGGCCAGTGCCCTTGGCCTGGCGCTGGTATCGACTTCTGCCATGGCTACCGGCGATGCCCCAGCTGAATCGGTTGCCGATCCACAGGACGCGCAGAACCTGGACAGCATCAAGGTGCGTTCTACCGTAGTGAATGCCACCTCGCCCAAGTTCACGGCGCCGCTGCTGGATACGCCGCGCTCGGTCACCGTGGTGCCGCAGCAGATCATCCAGCAGACGGCAGCGACCTCGCTGCTGGACGTGCTGCGCCAAGTGCCCGGCATCACGTTCGGCGCGGGCGAAGGTGGTAACCCGAACGGCGATCGCCCGATCATCCGCGGCTTCGACTCCGAAAGCTCGGTGTTCATCGACGGCGTGCGCAGCTCTGGCTCGCAGTCCCGCGAAATCTTCGACATCGAGCAGGTCGAAGTGATGAAGGGCCCGAGCTCGGCCTACACCGGGCGTGGTGGCGTCGGCGGCAGCATCAATCTGGTCACCAAGGCGCCCAAGGCGGAGAACTTCGTGCGCGCTACGGCGGGTGTCGGTACCGACAGCTATTACCGCGGCACGGTCGACTGGAACCAGATGGTGGGCGCGGACTCGGCCGTTCGCCTCAACGTGATGGGACACAGCAATGATGTGGCCGGCCGCAACGGGCCCGATATGTCGCGCTGGGGCATCGCCCCGTCGGTGACCTTTGGCCTGCACTCGCCGACCAACGTCACGCTCAGCTATTACCACCTGCAGAGTGATGACACGCCGGACAGCGGCATTCCCTACAACAACCCGTTTGCCGCCACGAGCCCGTACGCCCGCCTCAACGGCGATGGTCGCCCGTACTCGGTGGCGCGCGGCACGTACTACGGCTGGCTGGATCGCGACTACCAGAAGCAGTCCAACGACATTGGCAGCATTCTGGTCAGGCACGATTTCGGCGATGGCTGGCTGCTGCGCAACACCACGGTTTATGCGCGCTCCACCAACGACTACATCTGGACCCAGCCGGATGACAGCCAGGGCAACTTCCTGGTGAACGGCGGCGTGTGGCGCCGCAACAACAACCGCGACAGCAACACGACCAACATCACCAACCAGATCGACCTGACGGGCGAGTTCGAAACCGGGTCGCTCAAGCACAGCCTTGCTGCGGGCATCGAGCTGAGCAGCGAGAAGACGCAGCGCACCAGCTATCTGGTCGATCCGGCGAAGAATGCCAGCGACACCCACAACACCGGTTCCATCGTCAACGGCGCTTGCAGCAGCAAGTACGGCATCGGTGCGCGGTCCAACTATTGGTGTACCAGCGCGCAGGATCCGACCCCGCACGATCCGTTCAACGGTGCGATCGTCGGCGGACAGAACCCCACGCGCATCGTTACCGACACGCGTTCGGCATGGGCCTTCGACACGGTGGCGTTCAATCCGCAATGGTCGGTCAATGGCGGCGTACGCTTCGATAGCTTCAGCACGCGCTCCACCACAACGACGACGACCACCAGCGCGGTGAGCCGGGTCAGCAATGACTCCAACTTCTGGAACTACCAGTTGGGTGTGGTCTACAAGCCGGCCGTCAATGGCAGCGTCTACGTGACGTGGGGCACCTCGTCCAATCCGCCGGGTGTGGATGCAGGCGACGGCGCGGATGGCATCGCGCTGACCAACCAGGACCTCAAGCCCGAAAGCAGCCGCAATATCGAGCTGGGCAGCAAGTGGGACGTGTTGGACCAGCGCCTGTCGCTGACAGCAGCCGTGTTCCGCAGCGAAAAGACCAATGCCCGTGTGGCGATGGGTGGGCGCGGTAGTCCGCAGATCAATGCGGGTGAGCAGCGCGTGGATGGTGTGGAGCTGGGCTTCAGTGGTCAGGTCACCGACCGCTGGAATGTCTATGGCGGCTATACCTACCTCGACAGCGAACTGGTGAAGACCGGGCCGGGCGATGCGGCCAGCCAGGGAAATGTGTTCCCCAATACGCCGAAGAATAGTTTCACCCTGTGGACCACCTACGCCATCACCTCGCAGTGGACGGTGGGCGGTGGCGCGTATTACCAGGACAAGGTGTTCGGCAACACGGCCAACACCAAATGGGTGCCGTCGTATACGCGGTTCGACGCCATGGTGTCCTACGTCGTGAACTCTCATTTGTCGCTGCAGCTCAACGTGCAGAACCTTGCGAACCGTTACTACTTCGACAAGGCCTACGCGTCCCACTACGCATCGGTCGCCCCGGGACGGGCGGGCATTCTCACGGCTAACATCAGTTTCTGA